One region of Glutamicibacter sp. B1 genomic DNA includes:
- a CDS encoding MarR family winged helix-turn-helix transcriptional regulator, whose amino-acid sequence MSIDQSDEMSIGTLLFIAQRAFEEDIVAALHASGFEFTLAQGRLAARIAENGSRLTDLASAAGITKQSAAYLVNQLETAGLISRHDDPHDARAQLVLLTEHGIHAQQAARKIEADIEARWQKFLGEHEFSALKKQLVTLREQVDRHDPTH is encoded by the coding sequence ATGTCAATAGATCAGTCCGATGAAATGTCCATTGGGACTCTGCTATTTATCGCCCAGCGCGCTTTTGAAGAAGACATCGTCGCGGCCCTGCACGCTTCAGGCTTTGAATTCACGCTGGCGCAGGGGCGACTGGCCGCGCGCATCGCCGAGAACGGCAGTCGGCTCACCGACCTAGCAAGTGCTGCGGGGATCACCAAACAAAGTGCTGCGTATCTGGTCAATCAGTTGGAAACCGCAGGTCTGATATCCCGCCACGATGATCCGCACGATGCCAGAGCACAACTGGTGTTGCTCACCGAACACGGGATCCACGCGCAGCAGGCGGCAAGGAAAATCGAAGCAGACATCGAAGCTAGGTGGCAGAAATTCTTGGGCGAGCACGAATTTTCTGCCCTCAAAAAACAATTAGTCACCCTTCGTGAGCAGGTCGACCGCCATGATCCGACCCACTAG
- a CDS encoding maleylpyruvate isomerase family mycothiol-dependent enzyme, translated as MLTEKMWDVIVEERLKLCNILRELSPQQWSTPSLCQGWSVQDVAAHLISAPQLDARAMLKLMPSMIIHGYNGMTLRDGQQRGRAGAKAILQQYEQFATCRRGPALVNVKETLTDTLVHFQDLARPLGIKHKMPQEAAVEVAHRLEGTGMMLGSYKVNRAVKMIASDTDFESGKGDPLIGPIDELAMLRAGRSPQWELFEGSGVGVVQTLLTRREAKKSS; from the coding sequence ATGTTGACCGAAAAAATGTGGGATGTCATCGTCGAAGAACGTCTAAAACTGTGCAACATACTTCGTGAGCTCAGCCCACAACAGTGGAGCACACCATCACTATGCCAAGGATGGAGCGTCCAAGATGTTGCCGCCCACCTGATCAGTGCCCCACAACTTGATGCCAGAGCAATGCTCAAACTCATGCCCTCCATGATCATTCACGGATATAACGGCATGACCCTGCGAGATGGGCAACAACGTGGCAGGGCAGGCGCCAAGGCTATTCTTCAACAATACGAGCAATTTGCCACTTGCAGGCGTGGCCCGGCACTAGTGAATGTCAAAGAGACGCTGACTGACACGCTCGTACACTTCCAAGATCTCGCCCGGCCGCTAGGGATTAAGCACAAGATGCCACAAGAGGCAGCCGTGGAAGTAGCCCACCGGCTGGAAGGCACCGGCATGATGCTCGGCAGTTATAAGGTGAATCGAGCGGTGAAGATGATTGCCAGTGACACAGACTTCGAATCAGGAAAAGGCGATCCCCTTATCGGCCCCATCGACGAACTGGCGATGCTCAGGGCCGGAAGAAGCCCGCAGTGGGAGCTGTTCGAAGGAAGCGGCGTTGGTGTCGTTCAAACCTTGCTGACACGGCGTGAAGCGAAAAAATCCAGCTGA